The Thamnophis elegans isolate rThaEle1 chromosome Z, rThaEle1.pri, whole genome shotgun sequence genome contains a region encoding:
- the XCR1 gene encoding LOW QUALITY PROTEIN: chemokine XC receptor 1 (The sequence of the model RefSeq protein was modified relative to this genomic sequence to represent the inferred CDS: inserted 7 bases in 6 codons) translates to CYYQYFLAFCFRNTSLSCRSEKVATNPNDYLTDDNEWTSNSTIYEYIPIXTNYCNMDXTSRFCCITCILYSLIFFFSLVGNSLVLWIVMKYXNIKSLTNLXILNLCITDLTFSCTLPFGLXISYYGWIFGDFLCKTVSAXFSISYYGGIIFLTIMTILRYLAVVDPLSTMQIQTKKCSILVSMAIWSSSIMVAVPEIIFIEVIIDHHDKQRCEYEESFFWKMIEMSLQVTFSSYLFLLS, encoded by the exons tgctattACCAATACTTTTTAGCTTTTTGTTTCAGAAACACTTCTCTCAGTTGCAGAAGTGAGAAAGTTGCAACAAATCCAAATGACTACCTAACAGATGATAATGAATGGACCTCAAATTCAACAATTTATGAATATATCCCAA GAACAAATTATTGTAATATGG GAACCTCCAGATTCTGCTGTATTACTTGCATCCTTTATTCTCTGATCTTCTTCTTCAGCTTGGTAGGAAATAGCCTTGTCTTGTGGATTGTGATGAAAT GAAACATCAAATCTTTAACAAACC TCATCCTGAACCTTTGCATCACTGACTTGACTTTCTCATGCACTCTGCCTTTCGGATT TATATCTTATTATGGATGGATTTTTGGTGATTTTCTCTGCAAGACAGTAAGTG TTTTTTCTATCAGCTACTATGGTGGTATCATCTTTCTCACTATCATGACTATTCTGCGGTACCTGGCTGTGGTTGATCCCTTATCAACCATGCAAATACAGACCAAAAAATGTAGCATTCTGGTAAGCATGGCCATTTGGAGCAGCAGCATAATGGTTGCGGTACCTGAGATCATTTTTATTGAAGTCATAATTGATCATCATGACAAACAACGCTGTGAGTATGAAGAGTCATTCTTCTGGAAAATGATAGAGATGAGCCTGCAAGTAACATTTTCCTCCTATCTTTTCTTGTTATCATAG